Proteins from a single region of Equus asinus isolate D_3611 breed Donkey chromosome 17, EquAss-T2T_v2, whole genome shotgun sequence:
- the LOC139040768 gene encoding olfactory receptor 5W2-like — protein sequence MVGENCSSLNGFIFLGISNNAGMKVILFTMFLVVYLINLLGNLGMIILIRMDSQLHTPMYFFLSHLSFCDLCYSTAIGPKMLVDIFAKNKSIPFLGCALQFFISCTFVDSECLLLAVMAFDRYKAIRNPLLYAVNMSNRVCSLLMAGVYLVGMADALIHTTLTFRLCFCGSNEINHFFCDLPPLFLLSCTDTQVNLLVLFTVFGFIELSTISGVLVSYCYIIISVLKIHSAEGRFKAFSTCSSHLTAVAIFQGTMLFTYFRPSSLYSLDQDKITSLFYTLVIPMLNPLIYSLRNKDVKEALEKLKNKRLF from the coding sequence ATGGTTGGCGAAAATTGCTCCTCCTTGAATGGATTCATTTTCTTGGGAATTTCCAATAACGCTGGGATGAAAGTGATCCTGTTTACTATGTTTCTAGTTGTTTATCTCATTAATCTTTTGGGAAATCTTGGAATGATCATTTTAATTAGAATGGATTCCCAACTGCACACACcgatgtactttttcctcagccaCCTCTCATTCTGTGACCTCTGCTATTCCACAGCAATTGGTCCCAAGATGTTGGTGGACATATTTGCCAAGAACAAATCAATCCCCTTCCTTGGCTGTGCTCTGCAATTCTTCATCTCGTGTACCTTTGTAGATTCTGAGTGTCTATTATTGGCCGTGATGGCCTTTGATAGATACAAGGCCATTAGAAACCCATTGCTCTATGCAGTCAACATGTCCAATAGAGTGTGCTCTCTGCTCATGGCCGGGGTTTATCTCGTGGGAATGGCAGATGCTTTGATACACACCACATTAACTTTCCGCTTATGTTTCTGTGGGTCAAATGAgattaatcatttcttctgtgatttaccaccacttttcctcctttcctgcacTGATACACAAGTCAATTTGTTGGTATTATTCACTGTTTTTGGCTTCATTGAACTGAGCACCATTTCAGGGGTTCTTGTCTCTTATTGTTATATTATCATATCAGTCTTGAAGATCCACTCAGCTGAAGGGAGGTTCAAAGctttctccacctgctcctcccactTAACTGCTGTAGCAATTTTCCAGGGAACTAtgctctttacatattttagaccGAGTTCTTTATACTCCTTAGATCAAGACAAAATAACCTCATTGTTTTACACCCTTGTGATTCCCATGTTAAATCCTCTGATTTATAGCCTACggaacaaggatgtgaaagaggccctagaaaaattgaaaaataaaagattgttttAA